The Pseudomonas fluorescens genome includes a window with the following:
- a CDS encoding MFS transporter codes for MSANNGRLPMIGLLALSTTAFLTILTETMPAAVLPAMSESLEQPPAGIGLLVSIYALASAAAAIPIVALTRSLPRKSLYIMLVLSFAMANGITAISTSYALTVASRVVAGLAAGVVWPVICGYAIRLVDRKDMGRAVAITLAGSTVAMVAGLPLGSMLGSLLGWRFSYGLLSLLALLVIVWVLLVVPPMPGEGRKEGTSIHDVIRTPGLRVILLSAFCAILAHYTLYTYMAPLAEKNRLSGGTAQGLFLFGTGAILGVLIAGRFVDTRLRLIATTALTCTAVTMVVLIAAPYQMIASAAIFVWGASFGGMPTVFQSATGRVAEDNAEVATAILTTIYNLGIFGGGAVGGLLLSYFGIVSLSGFALLIVSASLVVVMGGRCHAFPRQ; via the coding sequence ATGAGCGCCAATAATGGTCGCCTGCCTATGATCGGGCTACTTGCTCTGTCCACTACAGCGTTTCTCACCATTCTGACCGAGACGATGCCGGCAGCGGTTCTGCCTGCGATGTCGGAGAGCCTTGAGCAGCCCCCCGCTGGTATCGGTTTATTGGTTTCCATCTATGCATTGGCCTCCGCTGCAGCCGCAATCCCCATTGTGGCGCTCACTCGAAGTCTGCCTCGCAAATCGTTGTACATCATGCTCGTGCTGAGCTTTGCAATGGCTAACGGTATTACCGCCATCTCGACGTCTTATGCGCTGACGGTCGCGTCACGGGTGGTGGCTGGCCTGGCCGCAGGAGTTGTCTGGCCGGTCATCTGTGGTTATGCCATCCGCTTGGTCGATCGCAAAGACATGGGACGGGCTGTCGCGATTACCCTGGCGGGGAGTACCGTGGCCATGGTCGCCGGTTTGCCCTTGGGTAGCATGCTGGGTTCATTGCTTGGATGGCGTTTCAGCTATGGATTGCTTTCGCTGCTCGCGCTGCTTGTCATCGTTTGGGTTTTGCTGGTCGTGCCGCCCATGCCGGGAGAGGGGCGCAAGGAAGGCACTTCGATTCATGACGTCATTCGCACCCCGGGGTTGAGAGTGATCTTGCTGTCGGCTTTTTGCGCGATCCTGGCTCATTACACGCTGTACACCTACATGGCGCCGCTTGCGGAAAAAAACAGGCTGTCAGGCGGGACCGCTCAGGGCCTGTTTCTGTTCGGTACGGGTGCCATCCTGGGCGTACTGATCGCCGGACGTTTCGTCGATACAAGGCTGCGGCTCATAGCGACCACCGCGTTGACGTGCACGGCTGTGACGATGGTTGTGCTGATAGCAGCTCCGTATCAAATGATCGCTTCGGCTGCGATATTTGTGTGGGGGGCTTCGTTCGGCGGCATGCCTACTGTTTTTCAATCAGCGACGGGGCGGGTGGCAGAAGATAATGCGGAGGTGGCAACGGCGATATTGACGACCATCTACAACTTGGGGATTTTTGGCGGAGGTGCCGTAGGTGGTTTGCTCCTAAGCTACTTCGGGATAGTAAGTCTCTCGGGGTTTGCGCTGCTCATCGTTAGCGCTTCCCTTGTGGTGGTCATGGGAGGGAGGTGTCACGCCTTTCCACGGCAGTAA